One Pieris napi chromosome 22, ilPieNapi1.2, whole genome shotgun sequence genomic region harbors:
- the LOC125060914 gene encoding uncharacterized protein LOC125060914, translated as MAKITTFLLLACAFGYSICSESTSAASEKSEPSKEHKDNKDADVADRRILYSQDISGLPQRPRLLQKALPVECVVCTDCPNVNEDTPSKLCPYSLDPSKNGKCVTYAEQYKHMQRPWYIRGCASERGSCDDIRRAHESFGDMVTLLSCNECEGDRCNRNGAASFADYTMAFITLIVTPFISKATLS; from the exons ATGGCTAAGATCACCACTTTCTTACTGCTTGCGTGCGCTTTTGGATATTCGATATGCTCGGAATCTACATCCG CCGCCTCGGAAAAATCAGAGCCATCCAAAGAACACAAGGACAATAAAGATGCAGACGTAGCTGATAGACGAATTCTTTATTCGCAAGATATTTCTGGACTCCCACAGAGACCACGGCTGTTGCAAAAGGCGTTGCCAGTAGAATGCGTTGTGTGCACCGATTGTCCAAATGTTAACGAGGACACTCCATCAAAGCTATGCCCTTACAGTCTGGATCCAAGCAAAAATGGAAAATGTGTGACATACGCGGAACAATACAAAC ATATGCAAAGACCCTGGTACATCCGAGGCTGTGCATCTGAACGAGGCTCCTGTGACGACATAAGAAGGGCTCACGAAAGCTTCGGTGACATGGTCACCCTTCTCTCTTGCAATGAGTGTGAGGGAGATAGATGTAACCGAAACGGAGCAGCCTCATTTGCAGACTATACTATGGCGTTCATCACGCTTATAGTAACCCCATTTATTTCTAAGGCTACTTTATCCTAA